From the Candidatus Marinarcus aquaticus genome, the window TTTCCCGTGTGGTTTAAGTCGTGGGTGTCCTCTTTTACCTTCAACGGATTCAATCAGTGCAGACTTTTCCCCACAAATATAAGCTCCACCACCTCTATGAACAGTGATGTCCATTCTGAAGTCATATTTGTTCATCACTTTTTCACCAATGATTCCAGCAGTATATGCTTCCTCAATGGCTTCATTGAGCCTGTCAATGAACCATTTGTATTCACCTCGAATATAGATAAAAGCATCATGCGCGCCAATGGCGTATGATGAACAGATGATTCCCTCAATCAATAAATGCGGGTCATATTGGAAGATTTGTCGGTCTTTAAATGTACCTGGTTCAGACTCATCTCCATTGACGATTAAATATCGTGGTCGCTCATCTACTGGTGGCATCAGTTTCCATTTGGGTCCACAGTGTGCACCACCTCCACCTTTTCCTCGTAAACCACTTTTGCAAACCTCTTCGGTTACTTCATCTGGAGCCATTGTGAAGAGTTTATCGATTGATTCATATCGTCCATGTTTTAATGCCACTTCCAATTTATGTGAATCAGGGATGTCAAAGTTTTTACTTACAATTTTTACAATCATCTCATTTGCACCCATTATTTACACTCCTCAATGATAGTTTTTAACTTATCAACGGTTAAGTTCTCATGATATTGGTGGTTCAATGCAATCATTGGTGCTCCACCGCATGCGCCTTGGCACTCCACTTCGCTGAGAGTAAATTTCCCATCGGCGGTTGTTTCGCCTGGTCCAATTCCTAAAGTATCTTTGATGAATTTTTTCAATTCAGGTGCACCCATGATCATACATGAGAGTGTTTTACACAACTCAATGTGGTATGTACCAATTGGTTTGAGGTTAAACATCGTATAAAATGTTGCAAATTCATAGACTTCAATAGGAGATTTTCCCAGTTTGTCTGCAATAAAAATCATGGCATCAGGACTCACCCAACCCTCTTGCTCTTGAACCAACCAAAGTCCAGGAAGCATCATTGAATCAATCTTTGGATACTTTTTTGCAATGGTTTGGAATTTTTCTTCGTTCTCTTGCGTAAATGTAAATTTTCCCATTATCTGTCAAACTCCCCAGCAATAAAGTTCATAGAAGCCATAGTAACAACTGCATCAGCAATCATTCCACCCTCTACAATTTTTGAATATGCACCTAAGGCATAGAAACACGGTGGTCTACATTTAACCTTATACGGTGTCCCTGAACCATCACTTACAACGTAGAAACCTAATTCACCGTTTCCAGCTTCCGTTGCACTGTAGTATTCACCTTGTGGCACTTTAATCCCTTCAAATGTTAATTTGAATTGGTTCATTAACCCTTCAATGTTTCCGTAAACATCTTTCTTAGCTGGCAGAAGTACATCTGGTGCATAGACATTGACTTCACCATCGGGTAAGTTTTTCATTGCTTGTCGGATGATTCGAATACTTTGTCTCATCTCTTCAAATTTACACATGATTCGGTCATAGACATCTCCATGACTTCCAAGAACCACGTCAAAGTCAAATGAGTCATAGTGATAATAAGGATTTGTTTTTCGAATATCATAATTCACACCTGCAGCTCTTAAATTCACTCCCGTAATACCCGCACTGATTGCAAACTCTTTTGTAATCACACCCACATCTTGCGTTCTGTCGTGGAAGATTCGGTTGTGTTCAACTAAGCTCAGCGCATCAACAGTTCCTTGTTCAACGGCTTTTAAAACATCTTCTAAATCTTGAGCAAAACCATCATACAAGTCATACTCTAAACCACCCACTCTTGTGTAAGAGTTCGTCAGTCTTGCTCCTGTTAGTTTTGAAAGAAGGTCATACGCTTTATCCCGTGCAGAGAAAATAAACCAGAAGTTTGTAAGTCCACCTAGGTCAACCATGTTGGCAGCATTACAAACAATGTGGTCAATGATTCGTGATAACTCACCAATAATCACTCTGATAAATTGAGCTCGGTCTGTGATTTGGATGTCTAACATCTCTTCAATGGTTTTACAATAACCAATGTTGTTTAAAATGGCACTACAGTAGTTCAATCGGTCAGTATAAGGAATAATTTGTGAATACGTATGCGTTTCACAACTCTTTTCAAAACCTCGATGTAAGTATCCAATTTCTGTAACACACGCTTTAATTGTTTCACCCTCTAATGCTAAGAAGTTTCGGATGGTACCGTGTGAAGCCGGGTGAGATGGACCGATATTTAAGTACATCATGTCATCTTGCTCTTGTTGTGTGTACCCTTTTGAAGTAAGAAGTTTTGGCATTTCATCCATTAAGCCTTCTGTTTCAGTACAGATTTGTCGGTCTGTGATGTTATAATCTTTTCTTAATGGGTGACCTTCAAATTGGTGGTGGTTTAACACTCTTTTTAAATTTGGGTGACCTTCAAATTTGATTCCATATTGGTCAAACGTCTCTCTTTCTGCCCAATCAGCAGCAAAATAGATGTCTGTAAGTGATGGCACGCTTAATGTGGCATCATCGACATATGTTTTAATGGTGACACTTTTTTTAAATGAGGCATCTCTTAAGATATATACCAATGCAAAACGTGTGGGCTGTTTGACTGGGAATTTTAAGTAGTCAATCGCAGTAATATCTAAAAGAAGGGTGAAACTCTCTTTATCTTTTAAATTTTTAATGGTCGATTTAAGTTCACTAGGGTTTACAATCATATCTGGCTTAAGCATCTAAATACCCCTTGAAATTTTTTGCTCTCTCTTTGATGATCGATTCATCTTCAGATTTTTTTTGAATTCTCATGATGGCATCTAAAACAGCTTCTGGTCGTGGAGGGCAACCTGCAATGTATTCATCAACTGGAATGATTTCATCAATTCCTTGAACGGTGGTATAGTTGTCATAAAAACCACCTGAACAAGCACAGGCTCCCATTGAGATAACCCATTTTGGCTCGCACATTTGGTCGTAGATTTTCTTTAATACAGGTGCTTGTTTAAAAGAGATGGTTCCTGCAACAATCATCAGGTCCGCTTGTCTTGGAGAGAAACGAACAACCTCTGCTCCAAATCTTGATAAATCATATTTTGCTGCTGCAACGGACATGAACTCAATACCACAACA encodes:
- the nuoE gene encoding complex I 24 kDa subunit family protein, yielding MGKFTFTQENEEKFQTIAKKYPKIDSMMLPGLWLVQEQEGWVSPDAMIFIADKLGKSPIEVYEFATFYTMFNLKPIGTYHIELCKTLSCMIMGAPELKKFIKDTLGIGPGETTADGKFTLSEVECQGACGGAPMIALNHQYHENLTVDKLKTIIEECK
- a CDS encoding NADH-quinone oxidoreductase subunit D, whose translation is MLKPDMIVNPSELKSTIKNLKDKESFTLLLDITAIDYLKFPVKQPTRFALVYILRDASFKKSVTIKTYVDDATLSVPSLTDIYFAADWAERETFDQYGIKFEGHPNLKRVLNHHQFEGHPLRKDYNITDRQICTETEGLMDEMPKLLTSKGYTQQEQDDMMYLNIGPSHPASHGTIRNFLALEGETIKACVTEIGYLHRGFEKSCETHTYSQIIPYTDRLNYCSAILNNIGYCKTIEEMLDIQITDRAQFIRVIIGELSRIIDHIVCNAANMVDLGGLTNFWFIFSARDKAYDLLSKLTGARLTNSYTRVGGLEYDLYDGFAQDLEDVLKAVEQGTVDALSLVEHNRIFHDRTQDVGVITKEFAISAGITGVNLRAAGVNYDIRKTNPYYHYDSFDFDVVLGSHGDVYDRIMCKFEEMRQSIRIIRQAMKNLPDGEVNVYAPDVLLPAKKDVYGNIEGLMNQFKLTFEGIKVPQGEYYSATEAGNGELGFYVVSDGSGTPYKVKCRPPCFYALGAYSKIVEGGMIADAVVTMASMNFIAGEFDR
- a CDS encoding NADH-quinone oxidoreductase subunit B, whose product is MGLGVESVFGDSVVTTKLDTAVNWARSYSMWPMVFGTACCGIEFMSVAAAKYDLSRFGAEVVRFSPRQADLMIVAGTISFKQAPVLKKIYDQMCEPKWVISMGACACSGGFYDNYTTVQGIDEIIPVDEYIAGCPPRPEAVLDAIMRIQKKSEDESIIKERAKNFKGYLDA